In one window of Vanrija pseudolonga chromosome 5, complete sequence DNA:
- the priA_11 gene encoding Protein priA: MKLSALIVAAFALPAALANSIEHRSEPEPHVIEARQLEARTFIASGRCDMFQAANCFVAGKNMDSNCNCVSPPFFQLPTPACGSYTTYRDPVVLSKCWSNGQGCGPFGNCIGTPVTTPPTSGTCNNWVQISICEMLGKKTDGNCQCVGGTPVTPGNAGCGDPAIVGNCYKQKYGCSSKCVCTPNPVTTSKAPTTTVTPGACQNWVAIATCELRGLRTDGNCNCIGGTPVTPGNNGCGDPNIVGNCYKQGWGCSSKCVCTPLSSTTPAPTTTSVKPTTPAPTTTPAPTTTVSPGVCNDWVAIATCELFGKKTDGNCKCITGTPVTPGNAGCGDPAIVGTCYKKGWGCSSKCVCTGPSSAVPTTTPAPTTTTKTVAPTTTTPAPTVVPGICWDWFKIASCAQKGQKVDGACNCVGGTPVTPGNNGCGDPAIVGECWRKGWGCSSKCVCTGPSTTITPSTTVTATPTATPTQVGQCKDAILIKWCALTGRGVNPDCTCISCGCTDQWACHAKGGKLDSNCKCVVPSSAVKRRDAEWVKSLCPTTMKACRVDGEEQGFNGRFECIDITSNIESCGGCIAEGQGQDCTAIEGASDVACVKSKCVISTCQRGWELSAEGRCVPSTNGGKFQQKVWGV; the protein is encoded by the coding sequence ATGAAGCTCTCAGCCCTTATCGTGGCTGCCTTTGCCCTCCCagcggcgctcgccaactCCATCGAGCACCGCAGCGAGCCAGAGCCGCACGTGATCGAGgcccgccagctcgaggcgcgcaccTTCATCGCCAGCGGCCGATGTGACATGTTCCAGGCCGCCAACTGTTTCGTCGCCGGCAAGAACATGGACAGCAACTGTAACTGTGTGTCCCCTCCCTTCTTCCAGCTGCCCACTCCCGCCTGTGGTAGCTACACGACCTACCGCGACCCCGTCGTCCTCTCCAAGTGTTGGAGTAACGGCCAGGGCTGTGGCCCCTTCGGTAACTGTATCGGTACTCCTGTGACTACTCCTCCCACCTCCGGCACGTGTAACAACTGGGTCCAGATCTCCATCTGTGAGATGCTCGGCAAGAAGACGGACGGCAACTGTCAGTGTGTTGGCGGCACCCCGGTCACTCCAGGCAATGCTGGCTGTGGTGACCCCGCCATCGTCGGTAACTGTTACAAGCAGAAGTACGGATGCTCGTCCAAGTGTGTGTGCACGCCCAACCCTGTTACAACTTCCAAGGCCCCCACCACGACTGTTACCCCCGGTGCTTGCCAGAACTgggtcgccatcgccacctGCGAACTTCGCGGCCTGAGGACCGACGGCAACTGCAACTGTATCGGTGGCACCCCCGTCACGCCCGGAAACAACGGCTGTGGTGACCCCAACATCGTTGGCAACTGCTACAAGCAGGGCTGGGGATGCTCGTCCAAGTGTGTCTGCACCCCCCTCTCCTCCACGACCCCGGCGCCTACCACCACCTCGGTGAagcccaccacccccgcgccgacgaccacccccgcccccaccactACGGTCTCTCCTGGTGTCTGCAACGACTGGGTCGCCATTGCCACCTGTGAGCTCTTTGGCAAGAAGACGGACGGCAACTGCAAGTGCATCACCGGTACCCCTGTCACCCCAGGAAACGCCGGCTGTGGTGACCCGGCCATTGTCGGCACCTGCTACAAGAAGGGCTGGGGCTGCTCCTCCAAGTGTGTCTGCACTGGCCCCTCCTCGGCTGTTCCTACCACCACCCCGGCccccacgaccaccaccaagACTGTTGCCCCTACCACCACGACTCCCGCCCCCACTGTTGTCCCCGGCATCTGCTGGGACTGGTTCAAGATCGCTTCTTGTGCTCAGAAGGGCCAGAAGGTCGACGGTGCCTGCAACTGTGTCGGCGGTACTCCTGTGACTCCCGGCAACAACGGCTGTGGTGACCCCGCCATTGTTGGCGAGTGTTGGCGCAAGGGCTGGGGCTGCAGCTCCAAGTGCGTCTGCACTGGCCCCTCGACCACCATCACCCCCTCGACTACTGTCACTGCCACTCCTaccgccacgcccacccagGTCGGCCAGTGCAAGGACGCTATCCTGATCAAGTGGTGCGCTCTTACCGGCCGTGGTGTCAACCCCGACTGCACCTGCATCTCGTGTGGCTGCACCGACCAGTGGGCATGCCacgccaagggcggcaagctcgactCGAACTGCAAGTGTGTCGTTCCCTCGTCCGCCGTCAAGCGCCGTGACGCCGAGTGGGTCAAGAGCCTCTGCCCCACCACCATGAAGGCctgccgcgtcgacggcgaggagcagggcTTCAACGGCCGCTTCGAGTGCATCGACATCACCTCCAACATCGAGTCGTGCGGCGGCTGTATCGCCGAGGGCCAGGGCCAGGACTGCACGGCCATCGAGGGTGCCTCGGATGTCGCCTGCGTCAAGTCCAAGTGTGTCATCTCGACATGCCAGCGTGGTTGGGAGCTGTCGGCCGAGGGCCGCTGTGTGCCATCCACCAACGGCGGCAAGTTCCAGCAAAAGGTCTGGGGTGTCTAA
- the ITP1_2 gene encoding Itaconate transport protein, whose product MLGAPLARLDNKPLVARVDSASAGDVGGKRPPAAPPGTPTGAPVPPNALGGKTDPYAWSSMRKASAACTGNIVLFVVAAASFMVPISSSAYSPIFPSIQRQFDASQGEIALTVSVFVLGVGVFPIFWAVVGELGGRRYPYLVCMLIYAGASFAGARAHNVKSLIGIRIVQAFGASVQALGAGTLADMYRPSERGTKMGIYTTSPLLGSSIGAIIGGGFAQSLGWPSVFYFFGIAGAVIAACLALIPDSYRPSRSLTRQRKAAITRLGLPWRKRYARMFLELSPIGSMWPIVKNPANLMMLAYSGVIFAVLFSLMYTASIHLLQPPYALTELKLGAVLLSLGAGNVLGSALGGRYCDRVLEQQRKEDSDTFNPSGQLKATFCMLPLVAPSVLAYGWMMDKSVHLAGPTMMMFLFGLSSSWVYAGCLTFLVNNNPGRASAAAACNSFFRAAFSFASSEMASPVDNAIGQGWLYTIWAVALLLGSSTVVIAYSSKRFHSSISHGL is encoded by the exons ATGCTCGGCGcacccctcgctcgcctcgacaACAagcccctcgtcgcccgcgtggacagcgccagcgccggcgatgTAGGGGGCAAGcgtccgccggcggcccCACCGGGAACCCCGACGGGGGCTCCAGTGCCGCCAAACGCGCTTGGGGGCAAGACTGACCCATACGCGTGGTCGAGCATGCGCAAGGCAAGTGCGGCGTGCACTGGT AACATCGtgctcttcgtcgtcgccgccgcgtcgttcATGGTGCCCATTTCGTCGAG CGCCTACTCGCCCATCTTTCCGTCCATCCAGCGCCAGTTCGACGCCTCGCAAGGCGAAATCGCACTCACCGTCTCGGTCttcgtgctcggcgtgggcgtgttCCCCATCTTCTGGGCcgtggtcggcgagctcgggggaCGGCGGTACCCCTACCTCGTCTGCATGCTAATCtacgccggcgcgtcgtttgccggcgcgcgcgcacatAACGTCAAGAGCTTGATCGGTATCCGCATCGTCCAGGCGTTTGGCGCGAGCGTGCAGGCCCTCGGGGCGGGCACACTGGCC GACATGTACCGCCCCAGCGAGCGCGGAACAAAGATGGGCATATACACCACCTCGCCTCTGCTCGGGTCGTCGATCGGGGCCATCATCG GCGGTGGCTTCGCGCAATCACTCGGATGGCCGAGT GTCTTCTACTTCTTCGGTATCGCCGGCGCGGTCATCGCAGCCTGTTTGGCCCTCATTCCCGACAGCTACCGCCCCTCGCGCAGCCTGACGCGGCAGCGCAAAGCGGCGATCACGCGCCTTGGACTTCCCTGGCGGAAGCGGTACGCGCGCATGTTCCTCGAGCTGAGCCCTATCGGGTCGATGTGGCCAATCGTCAAGAATCCGGCCAACCTCATGATGCTGGCCTACTCTGGCGTCATCTTTGCCGTGCTCTTCTCGCTCATGTACACGGCCTCGATCCACCTGTTGCAGCCTCCGTACGCGCTCACCGAGCTCAAGCTGGGCGCTGTCCTCTTGTCCCTTGGCGCCGGCAAcgtcctcggctcggcgcttGGCGGGCGATACTGCGACCGCGTGcttgagcagcagcggaAAGAGGACAGTGACACGTTCAATCCTTCG GGCCAGTTGAAGGCCACCTTCTGCATGCTGCCGCTGGTGGCGCCATCCGTACTGGCGTACGGGTGGATGATGGACAAGTCGGTCCATCTCGCCGGCCCGACCATGATGATGTTCCTGTTCGGCCTGTCCTCGTCGTGGGTGTACGCTGGCTGTCTCACATtcctcgtcaacaacaaccctGGACGAGCGTCTGCGGCAGCCGCGTGCAACTCGTTCTTCCGCGCCGCGTTCTCATTCGCATCGAGTGAGATGGCCAGTCCAGTCGAT AATGCAATCGGGCAAGGCTGGCTGTACACCATCTGGGCggtcgcgctgctcctcggctcGTCAACTGTAGTCATTGCCTACTCGTCGAAGCGTTTCCATAGCAGCATCTCGCACGGACTGTAA
- the amdR_1 gene encoding Acetamidase regulatory protein, with protein sequence MPSANRSDSGSDDNGPGSLGTSGRHDADHYGGSGSSGRPLKRLRTRKACTHCKQRKIRCDFDSAAVGHPCKRCASYGLPCDVNGGADREKLPIPRSPRQRGSSTSPRRRSPGGADPFGEIDISPHEEEGEAFVPDGTSREFVVHSRYHTHVRKSRERRSSSTPPPSTVFAPIAKISDEQLAAPPESGLSATSGIRQVLEGRVYGSHFGRPDPRLLGATSMSALLTPISRDGKHSSALFSHDMRYGLRRRETILEESTVIWSLNGSSPVWRLPSHRLTLPVIEKLLDHYAKHISPIFPAIMYYEATNLRTLTAFQILAMCAMASLSRTVPQPISASVRSRLYHLLEAVPGGSIWTANQANLTALLVMSMSGELHGITASAGGSIAWLRTGVAIRMAQDLGYHRKITDFGVSASQRRVRSRIWALCMMTDAWYALYYGQPLMVDATAVDAEAFIPLRSDEEEGGPCTNQKTVYYMSQLTTILRRVLRTVYDVSHAPLAMATDDTLLDICRDIDSYHVNLPDPITLRPDTDPIRTGAALVALSCETIEYIFYRPFKYRHALPKHIEFQVSPERWSHLIERSHRTVEWIAKNGANLLDSWFVTTYALATVAQMHFYNYVDSRDAASLQTIQTITEILDSWSSSQGFTHEATSLRYRIGEIVNQLYTAAVDGCTETRVHAMQSSMSTVIPGLQDPHGAQQQIPGLEFNPADPLNELYLLTGTDPNLIHPAATMNDDWSTLLNFMGVAANAANVDFSTECNM encoded by the exons ATGCCATCGGCGAACCGTTCAGACAGCGGGAGCGACGACAATGGGCCAGGGAGCCTCGGCACCTCGGGACGGCACGACGCAGACCActacggcggcagcggcagcagtgGACGGCCGCTCAAGCGCCTCCGAACGCGCAAGGCATGCACACACTGCAAGCAGCGCAAGATTCGGTGCGATTTTGACTCTGCGGCAGTCGGGCACCCATGCAAGCGGTGCGCGAGCTACGGCCTGCCGTGCGATGTCAACGGTGGCGCGGACAGAGAGAAGCTC CCGATCCCCCGATCGCCGCGCCAGAGAGGCAGTAGCACGTCGCCCCGCCGACGATCGCCAGGCGGTGCCGACCCATTCGGCGAGATTGACATCTCGCcgcacgaggaggagggcgaggcgttCGTGCCCGACGGGACGTCGCGCGAGTTTGTCGTCCACTCGCGCTACCACACGCACGTGAGGAAGAGTAGGGAGAGGCGGAGTAGCTCgacgcccccgccgagcacCGTCTTTGCGCCCATCGCCAAGATCTCggacgagcagctggccgcgccgcccgagtcGGGGCTGTCCGCCACATC GGGTATCCGGCAAGTGCTAGAAGGGCGAGTGTACGGGAGCCACTTTGGACGCCCGGACCCGCGGTTACTAGGCGCTACGTCCATGTCGGCGCTGCTTACGCCCATCTCGCGAGACGGAAAgcactcgtcggcgctgtTCAGCCACGATATGCGCTATGGCCTCCGGAGGCGCGAGACCATCCTCGAGGAGAGCACTGTGATTTGGAGCTTGAATGGAAGCAGTCCCGTGTGGCGCCTGCCTTCGCACCGGCTAACGCTGCCCGTCATTGAGAAGC TGCTCGACCACTACGCCAAGCACATCTCGCCAATCTTCCCCGCGATCATGTATTACGAGGCGACCAACCTCCGCACGCTGACAGCGTTCCAAATCCTCGCCATGTGTGCCATGGCGTCCCTGTCGCGTACAGTTCCACAACCGATAAGCGCGTCAGTCCGCTCGAGGCTGTACCACCTCCTTGAGGCGGTGCCCGGCGGCAGCATCTGGACGGCTAACCAGGCCAACCTGACGGCCCTGCTCGTCATGTCCAtgagcggcgagctgcaTGGCATCACGGCCAGTGCGGGAGGCAGCATCGCGTGGCTGCGTACCGGTGTCGCGATCCGCATGGCCCAGGATCTGGGATACCACCGCAAGATTACCGACTTTGGCGTATCCGCGTCCCAGAGGAGAGTGCGGAGTCGTATCTGGGCTCTGTGCATGATGACTGACGCATG GTACGCGCTGTACTACGGCCAACCATTAATGGTCGACGCAACGGCCGTGGATGCCGAGGCTTTCATCCCTCTGCGcagtgacgaggaggagggcgggcCATGCACCAACCAAAAGACGGTCTACTACATGTCCCAGCTGACGACAATCCTGCGACGAGTTT TGCGCACTGTCTACGACGTCTCTCACGCACCATTGGCCATGGCGACAGATGACACGCTGCTCGACATCTGTCGCGACATTGACAGCTATCATGTCAACCTGCCCGATCCCATCACCCTGCGGCCAGACACAGACCCCATCCGAACAGGAGCCGCGCTCGTGGCACTATCATGCGAGACAATCGAG TACATCTTCTATCGCCCATTCAAGTACCGCCACGCGCTGCCCAAGCACATCGAGTTCCAGGTCAGCCCGGAGCGGTGGAGCCACCTCATCGAGCGGTCGCACCGTACTGTCGAGTGGATCGCCAAGAACGGCGCCAACCTGCTCGACTCATGGTTCGTCACGACGTACGCTCTTG CCACAGTGGCCCAGATGCACTTCTACAACTATGTCgactcgcgcgacgcggcgtcgctgcAGACAATCCAGACAATCACCGAGATCCTCGACTCGTGGTCCTCGAGCCAAGGGTTCACGCACGAGGCCACCTCGCTGCGCTACCGCATCGGCGAGATTGTCAACCAGCTGTACACGGCCGCCGTGGACGGATGCACCGAGACGCGCGTGCACGCCATGCAGAGCAGCATGAGCACAGTCATCCCCGGCCTGCAGGACCCGCACGGCGCACAGCAGCAGATCCCGGGGCTCGAGTTCAACCCCGCCGACCCGCTCAACGAGCTGTACCTCCTCACGGGCACCGACCCCAACCTGATCCACCCGGCCGCGACGATGAACGACGACTGGTCGACCCTGCTCAACTTTATGGGCGTCGCGGCAAATGCGGCGAATGTAGACTTTTCCACAGAGTGTAACATGTAG
- the PEG10 gene encoding Retrotransposon-derived protein PEG10 — translation MSDSDSDFDSVPKTFGGQKKKIGPFLAELERTFKHQPETFPSDRAKVIFATSHLRGGALEWAMHREDHSDSYEQFVEDLRAKYGDPDPCATAFQQLKKLKQNSTALHYRTRFENYAREVDWNDDKEPGKKNKWFYRGLNSDIKDALVQIDWDWNDDYDKFADQVCRLDSRMRARRLSRSG, via the coding sequence ATGTCagacagcgacagcgacttTGACTCGGTCCCCAAGACGTTTGGCGggcagaagaagaagattGGCCCgttcctcgccgagctggagcgcacCTTCAAGCACCAGCCCGAGACGTTCCCGTCCGACCGTGCAAAGGTCATCTTCGCGACGTCGCACctgcggggcggggcgctcGAGTGGGCGATGCACCGCGAGGACCACAGCGACAGCTACGAGCAGTTCGTCGAGGACCTGCGGGCCAAGTACGGCGACCCGGACCCGTGTGCGACCGCGTTCCAgcagctcaagaagctcaagcAGAACAGCACGGCGCTGCACTACCGCACCCGGTTCGAGAACTatgcgcgcgaggtcgactggaacgacgacaaggagccCGGCAAGAAGAACAAGTGGTTCTACCGCGGCCTCAACAGCGACATcaaggacgcgctcgtcCAGATCGACTGGGACTGGAACGACGACTACGACAAGTTTGCCGACCAGGTCTGCCGCCTCGACTCGCGCATGAGGGCCAGGCGTCTCAGCAGGTCTGGCTAA
- the prlL_5 gene encoding MFS transporter prlL, which produces MAPKQVQLSEALEKQVVAHIDHAAVHDDHSLAEATTRATDPEKGSVHSHGAEGQAYREGLARAERRLLLKLDLGILPFAVLLYLSAYLDRGNLANARLAGLEKGVLDNKDTNYSIALSCFFITYIVFSIPGTLLAKQINPSWSISAGAMIWSIAATCQAAVMNPAGLFVCRLFVGIGEAMFGQAMALHLSYWYTKEDLAKRIGLFISAGSLSGAFGGLISFGVTSIKHAPIANWRILFLIEGCPSVLLAICVFLFMPSRPEISRYLSEDERTLCLTRLNRENLQDGSMGIDWRGVRRCLTDWKTYVVSIMYSCMNLTLGSVGGFLPTIIKGFGYSNARAQLMTVPPYAVALVFMLLLTTYSDKVQSRGIPVMVPFTLGIVGWAVLLAVPVLHATHAEFSGRYFACICIVTAGYTNIPLIMAWQSGNTGNQSQRATSLGMLNSLGQCLSLAAAFLFPSKEGPQFRKGCIVNLAFQSAGLVIALSMTLYYRWENKRRDRVEGGRPPKGTPLNVLEEHDLATGFRYVV; this is translated from the exons ATGGCACCAAAGCAGGTACAGCTGAGCGAAGCGCTCGAAAAGCAGGTGGTCGCGCACATTGACCACGCGGCGGTGCACGATGACCACTctctcgccgaggcgaccaCCCGCGCCACCGACCCCGAGAAGGGCAGCGTGCACtcgcacggcgccgagggacAGGCGTACCGCGAGggcctggcgcgcgccgagcgccgcctgctgctcaagctcgacctTGGCATCCTGCCGTTCGCCGTGCTGCTCTACCTCTCGGCCTACCTCGACCGTGGCAACCT GGCCAACGCCCGCCTTGCTGGCCTCGAAaagggcgtgctcgacaacAAGGACACCAACTACTCGATCGCGCTTTCGTGTTTCTTCATCACATACATCGTCTTCTCTATCCCCGGCACCCTGCTCGCCAAGCAGATCAACCCGTCGTGGTCGATCTCGGCCGGCGCCATGATCTGGTCGATTGCCGCCACGTGCCAGGCGGCCGTTATGAACCCCGCCGGCCTGTTCGTCTGCCGTCTGTTCGTCGGTATCGGCGAGGCCATGTTCGGACAGGCCATGGCCCTCCACCTCTCGTACTGGTACACCAAGGAGGACCTGGCCAAGCGTATTGGTCTTTTCATCTCGGCCGGCTCGCTGTCTGGCGCGTTCGGCGGTCTCATCTCGTTTGGCGTCACGTCCATCAAGCACGCCCCGATCGCCAACTGGCGTatcctcttcctcatcgaGGGCTGCCCCAGtgtgctcctcgccatctGCGTCTTCCTCTTCATGCCTTCCCGCCCCGAGATCTCGCGCTACCtctccgaggacgagcgcaCCCTCTGCCTCACCCGTCTCAACCGCGAGAACCTCCAGGACGGCTCAATGGGCATCGACTGGCGCGGCGTCCGCCGCTGTCTCACCGACTGGAAGACGTACGTCGTCAGCATCATGTACTCGTGCATGAACCTCACGCTTGGCTCGGTCGGTGGTTTCCTTCCG ACCATCATCAAGGGCTTTGGATACTCGAACGCCCGCGCCCAGCTCATGACCGTGCCCCCttacgccgtcgccctcgtcttcATGCTCCTGTTGACGACCTACTCGGACAAGGTCCAGTCGCGCGGTATCCCCGTCATGGTGCCGTTCACGCTCGGCATTGTCGGCTGGgctgtcctcctcgctgtGCCCGTGCTCCACGCCACGCACGCCGAGTTCTCCGGCCGCTACTTTGCCTGCATCTGCATCGTCACCGCCGGCTACACCAACATCCCGCTCATCATGG CTTGGCAGTCGGGCAACACTGGTAACCAGTCCCAGCGTGCCACTTCGCTCGGCATGCTCAACTCGCTCGGCCAGTgcctctcgctcgcggccgccttcCTCTTCCCGTCCAAGGAGGGACCCCAGTTCCGCAAGGGCTGCATCGTCAACCTCGCCTTCCAGAGCGCAGGCCTCGTCATTGCGCTCAGCATGACCCTCTACTACCGCTGGGAGAAcaagcgccgcgaccgcgtcgagggcggccgCCCTCCCAAGGGTACTCCTCTcaacgtgctcgaggagcacgaccTTGCCACTGGATTCCGCTACGTTGTGTGA
- the cysD gene encoding Homocysteine synthase: protein MSQSTNFETLQLHAGQDVDPTTKSRAVPIYATSSYVFDDSAHGARLFALKEFGNIYSRIMNPTVDVFEKRIAALEGGVAALATSSGQAAQFIALTALAHAGDNIVATTNLYGGTYNQLKVLLPRLGITTKFVKGDDPAELAAAIDDKTKAVYIESIGNPRFNVPDLEAIAKVAHDKGVPLVVDNTFGAGGYFVRPIEHGADIVVHSATKWIGGHGTTIGGVIVDSGKFDWGANGARFPQFIEPSEGYHGLKFWETFGPISFIIRARVEILRDLGAALNPFAAHELILGTETLSLRAERHAQNTQKLAEWLEANPAVAWVSYPGLPSHPSHEVAKKYLKRGFGGVLSFGVKGDSESGSKVVDSFKLISNLANVGDSKSLAIHPWTTTHEQLSDEEKAASGVTADLIRVSVGTEHIDDIIADFVQAFEAAGLKA from the exons ATGTCGCAGAGCACAAACTTCGAGACTCTCCAGCTCCACGCCGG CCAGGATGTCGACCCGACTACCAagtcgcgcgccgtccccaTCTACGCTACCTCG TCGTACGTGTTCGATGACTCGGCCCACGGCGCCCGCCTCTTCGCCCTCAAGGAGTTTGGCAACATTTACTCGCGCATCATGAAC CCCACCGTCGACGTCTTTGAGAAGCGtatcgccgccctcgagggtggtgtcgctgccctcgccacctcgtcgggccAGGCTGCCCAGTTCATCGCGCTCACTgcgctcgcccacgccggcgacaaCATTGTCGCCACGACCAACCTCTACGGCGGCACCTACAACCAGCTCAAGGtgctcctcccccgcctcggcATCACCACCAAGTTTgtcaagggcgacgaccctgccgagctcgccgcggccatcgacgacaagaccaaggccgTGTACATCGAGTCGATCGGCAACCCGCGCTTCAACGtgcccgacctcgaggcgatCGCCAAGGTCGCGCACGACAAGGGCGTGCCCCTCGTCGTTGACAACACCttcggtgccggcggctACTTTGTCCGTCCcatcgagcacggcgccgacattgtcgtccACTCGGCCACCAAGTGGATCGGCGGCCACGGCACCACCATTGGCGGCGTGATTGTCGACTCGGGCAAGTTTGACTGGGGAGCCAACGGCGCCCGCTTCCCCCAGTTCATTGAGCCCTCCGAGGGCTACCACGGCCTCAAGTTCTGGGAAACGTTCGGCCCCATCTCGTTCATCATCCGCGCTCGTGTCGAGATCCTCCGCGACCTCGGTGCCGCGCTCAACCCCTTCGCTGCGCACGAGCTTATTCTTGGTACCGAGACCCTCTCGCTCCGTGCCGAGCGCCACGCGCAGAACACGCAGAAGCTCGCCGAGTGGCTCGAGGCCaaccccgccgtcgcgtggGTGTCGTACCCCGGTCTGCCCTCGCACCCCTCGCACGAGGTCGCCAAGAAGTACCTCAAGCGCGGCTTTGGCGGAGTGCTCTCGTTCGGTGTCAAGGGCGACTCCGAGTCGGGctccaaggtcgtcgacagcTTCAAGCTCATCtccaacctcgccaacgtcggTGACTCCAAGTCGCTCGCCATCCACCCCTGGACCACCACCCACGAGCAGctctcggacgaggagaaggccgcgTCGGGCGTCACTGCCGACCTGATCCGTGTCTCGGTCGGCACTGAGCACATTGACGACATCATTGCCGACTTTGTCCAGGCGTTCGAGGCCGCTGGCCTCAAGGCGTAA